ATTTGTTGACATAATCCCCTTCTTTAACTCCGACCCAAGCGAGCTGGCCGGCAGTTTGGAATTGTAGGTTAACTTCGGTAGCGGACTTGACTTTACCGGAAGCGGTAACGGTTTGGCGGATATCCTGAAAAGCGGCCGGAACTAAATCGTAAAGCGTTTCTGGGGCTTTCGGCCAAAATTTCTGATAACTTAACCAGCCGCTGCCGAACAGAACAATGATTATCAATCCGGTCTGCCACCGATGCTGTTTTAGCCACGTTAAAATAATCATAGAGTTGATATTATATACTATGGGGTTTATTAATTACAAATGTGTTTACACTGAAGCCCGTTTTACGGGCTGAAGTGCCAGGGAGAGGACTCGAACCTCCAAGCCTTGCGGCACACGCTCCTAAAGCGTGCGTGTCTACCGATTTCACCACCCTGGCTGGGAGTAAACTCTATTGTATCAGAGATTTTCTAATAATTTGTCTCAAGGATGATTTTCCTTTGGATGTTTTGAAGTATTTTTCTCTTCGAATACTGTCAGATTTAGCCAAAAAAGCTTCATAAAAGATTAACTTAATTTGCTTCCACCATTTAGTCGATTTAACTTTTTTATTGAAATGTTGTTTTAGTCTTTGTTTTAAATTTGAAGAGCGGCCGATGTAAAGTTTATTTTCAGGAGATTTTAAAACATAAGTGTAGTGCATAATATTCCGATTTTCCCGCACCGCGTTGGGTGCAGGACCACAAACTCTACGTAGTTTGTGGCACCACCCTGGCTTATAGATATTTTAACAGAGGGCGAGCTAATTTCCTAGCGCGTTTAAGGGCGGCGGCATGAGCTT
Above is a window of Candidatus Beckwithbacteria bacterium DNA encoding:
- a CDS encoding GIY-YIG nuclease family protein, with amino-acid sequence MHYTYVLKSPENKLYIGRSSNLKQRLKQHFNKKVKSTKWWKQIKLIFYEAFLAKSDSIRREKYFKTSKGKSSLRQIIRKSLIQ